The Arabidopsis thaliana chromosome 5, partial sequence genomic interval TCTCATGGCAACCCTGGGCCTACCATGGCGGGTGGGGTTCTACAAGACAGCAAGGGAAGATGGTGTGATGGTTTCGATGTTCATATAGGTAGATGTTCGGCTCCTTTGGCAGAACTATGGGGTGTATACTATGGTCTATTTGTTGCCTAGGAGTATAGAGTGTCACATGTAATGTTGGAGGTGGACTCGGAATTGGTAGGTGGTTTTCTTAAGACAAGGACTGATGATTCACATATGATGTCCTCCTGGTACGCTTGTGTCATGACTTTATTGGAAAGGACTGGTCAGTCCGTATTTCTCACGTGTATAGGGAAGTTAATCGTCTCGTAGATAGATTGagtaactatatatttttatttgtctttaggttttcattcttttagttttcttccTACTactttagatttgattttgagggAGAATATATACACCCGAGACAAATTCTTATGTAGTTTCTGTTAGTTTTACTTTAATAAATTCTGGGAGACATTGTTTCTCTGTcacccaccaaaaaaaagaaaaaaaaagaaaaaatctataCTACTATATAAGTTCTATggattttttcatttaaaaccCATGTAATACAAATTACcttcatatgttttttattgGCAATACACTAAAAATGCAATCTATGATGATAAAGAATAGAGGATATGAcatcaaaacattttaataacaaaaacctTTGTATGCCTAGTGATCTGATTAGTATtcttagaaaagaaagagaaatatatcCTACTATATAAGTCATATggatttttcatttcaaatccatgtaatatttattaccttcatatgtttttttgtattggCAACACACTAAAATGCAATCTATGATAATGGATAATAAAGGatatgaaatcaaaacattttaataacaaaaacctTTGTATGCCTAGTAATCTATTTAGTATtcttagaaaagaaagagaaatatatcCTACTATATAAGTCATAtgaatttttcatttcaaatccatataatacaaattaccttcataaatatattcttttgtaTTGGCAACACACTAAAATTGCAATCTATGATAATGGATAATAGATGgtatgaaatcaaaatattttaataacaaaaacctTTGTATGCCTAGTGATCTGATTAGTATtcttagaaaagaaagagaaatatatcCTACTATATAAGTCATGtggatttttcatttaaaatccATGTGATACAAATTAATTTCATACTCACAGACACAAAAAtcaaggagagagagagagatgaaatcaaacaaagtaaCATTTTTCTTGGGCTTGTTCCTTGTATCTGCCTTTTGTAAGTTCTTCGCTCGtatacaaatatatgatttgttcattatacatatgttaatatatactaaaatttgtttaccttttaaattattttgtttggatacTTATTTTGAAGGTGTTAGGTTGACAGAGAATATGTGTTTCAAAGACGACGATTGCATAAACCAGGGGGAATGGTGTCCAGTGCTTCGTGTTTGTTCATATGCAGAATGCATTTGTCCATGGGGAACTCGATCA includes:
- a CDS encoding Defensin-like (DEFL) family protein (Defensin-like (DEFL) family protein; LOCATED IN: endomembrane system; BEST Arabidopsis thaliana protein match is: Defensin-like (DEFL) family protein (TAIR:AT5G46873.1); Has 5 Blast hits to 5 proteins in 2 species: Archae - 0; Bacteria - 0; Metazoa - 0; Fungi - 0; Plants - 5; Viruses - 0; Other Eukaryotes - 0 (source: NCBI BLink).) — its product is MKSNKVTFFLGLFLVSAFCVRLTENMCFKDDDCINQGEWCPVLRVCSYAECICPWGTRSKLPSCQIICAHLDKKSVNSYNPCGCNYK